From the genome of Sediminibacter sp. Hel_I_10:
TCTACATTTAAACGGGGATAACGCTAAAGTTATTTCTACCATTCTTACTGTGGTAACATTTGTGGCAGCTGTATCGGCTGTCGCAAAAGCTATCAAGTAATCAACTAGGCTGGATCTTAAGAATCAGCCTAGTTAATAAATTTAACTGTATGGAAAAAGAAAGATTAGAATATACTGTAAATCGCCTAGACCATTATTACGATAGCGTAAATAATAAAACAGCGGTATATATCGCCATCAATACATTTATAACAGGTGGTACTATCACGCTCATAACTCAAATACAAGAATTACCCAATCAAGAAAACTATTTATTGTTTTTTTTGGCGGCAATCATAACCCTCGGTGTGGGTAGTCTCATCCTATTGGCATTAGCTAGTATGCCATATTTTTCGGCAAAATCAGAGATAGAATCCTTGTATTATTTTGCTAGTATAGGACAGAAAGAGCCCGATGAATTTTTTGACCTTTCAAAAAACCAAACTAAAAAAGGCAATTTAAAAGATTTAAGAAATCAGGTTTATATCCTTTCAAAAGGGTTAAAATCAAAATTCAGAAAACTTAAATGGGCTTGTGTTCTATTAATCATACAATTTATGCTTTTAGCACCCTCAACCTACATATTAATTAAAATTACCTCATAAAATGAACTTATTTGAAGACTACAAAAATGTAATTAAAAAAGCGGTCGAGAACGACCCTACAAAATCAAACAAAATTTACGGGCTTAGTGAACCTATGTTGGAAAGCAACCGCGAGTATCTTAAATTACTAAGAAATGAACTTCCTGGACGTGAACTTTCCCGCGAAATGAAACTATTTGCTAAAGGAATGGGCGTTAAAGAAACTTTCGACTACCAACCATTGGGAAGTCATCCTGACTTTACTTATCTAAAAGCTAAAGACTTGGTTGAAGAGCATTGGATAATATCCGGCTTTATAGATGTAAAGAAAAGCACCAAGCTCTTTAATAACTTTACAAAAGGTACCGTCCGATTGATAACGGAAAGTATCATTCGAGCTTCAATTTTTGCAGTTAATCTTTGTGGCGGCTATGTTCATCGTATTCAAGGTGATGGCTTAATGGTATATTTTGGCGGAAAGAATATTGAAAAATTGAAGGCAGTAGAAGATGCGCTAAAATCTTTTTCAATGATATCTTACTTTGTAAAAAACGACCTCAAAGACTTTTTTGAAGATAATGGCATACAAGATATCCACACAAGGGCCGGACTGGATTTAGGTCATTCAAAACAGGTAGATTGGTTCTATTCTGGTATTGGCGAATCTGGGGAAGTTACTACGTGTAGCTTGCATACTAGCCTTGCACCAAAAATGCAGAGTAATGCCAAAAACAGCGGAATTGTGGTAGGGCACAATGTAACAACCCAACTCAGGAAAGACAAGTATTTTGAGCAACGAAGTAAAGAAATACACGATTATGAGGATGGACGGAAATATTATCAATACAATTTCGATTGGGAACGCTACTTGGTAGATAACAACTTGGCTGTTCAAAACGATATGGGCGTTCTAGTATTAACAATAAATACCTTGCCTGACCCAAACAGGAACAGTAGAGACTTATACCCCATTGCATCCAAAAGCAAGCCTTATTTTAACTATGACTAAGACAAATCTCAATTGTGATATTGATAGCTTTTTGGGCAAGTATTATTCTTTTAAGGATGTGCATAGCCCTAAACCTGGTTATTTGGCTCTTGAAGGGAAAATTAGCGTACTCGATAAGAAAGGCAAACTTTGGGGGCAATTTGAAATTCTCATTTTAATTAATAAAGTTGAATACCCATACACTATTCCTATCGTAATAGAAAAAACTCAAATAATTGATAGAGATTGGGATTATCATATCTCAAAAGAAGGCGTTTGCTGTTTGGATATTCCACATAAACTTTTAAAGAGCAAAAAGCGAGGAATTACATTTGAAGAGTTTTACAGGAATGTCATATATCCCTTTTTTGCCAATTACCATTACAAGGAATCAACGGGTGAGTATGCAAATGGGGAATACAAACATCATTTTGAAGGAATCGCTCAATTTTATCAAGAGGAATTCGACCTCGAAAATTTTGAAGATATAATTGCACTTTTGGAAACTTCGATAGGTGGTATTAAGCATCAACCCAATATTGAATGTCCGTTATGTGGAAAACCTAAATACAAAAAATGTTGCCGTAAAAAAGTTTATAGCTTAAAAGGATATGGTATGCAGCAATTAAAAATAGATTTGGTTCTATTTAGGCAACAACTACTTAAAAGAAAGAAAGTATTAGGTTAACTGTCAGCTCAAAATAAAATACATACACAAATGATATCAATAATTATCAAAGCTAATTAGTCAATGAAAAAGCCCTAAATGTTGTACCTATGTTGTACCCAAGACATAAAAAAAGCCCTCACATTTCTGTGAAGGCTTGATTTCTCTAGTAGCGGGAACTGGACTCGAACCAGTGACCTTCGGGTTATGAGCCCGACGAGCTACCTACTGCTCTATCCCGCGATGTAATTTTAAAATGATTTATCTTTTTAAAGACTCGGCTCATAATACCGATGCAATCATTTTGGGACTGCAAATATAAAAGCTTTTTTTGATTAAAAAAAATAACTCCCAACAAATAATTGCAGGGAGCTACTCAAACTAAAAACTAACGTGATTAATCTTCTTCCTCATCTAGAGTGGCTATCACTCCTTGATTTTCGGTATTATTTATATCAAACTGTTGAAGGTTAGGAAATTGCTTTTCTAGATTAACTATTTCTCCTTTGAACCCATTATTGCCAAGCATTAATACTTTTAGGTTTGATAATTGGGCTAAGTTATTTGGTAAGGCACCATAAAACGCATTATTACTCAATATTAACTCCTCAAGACTAGATAACTCGGTAATAGAATTAGGTAACATCCCGAAAAAGTTATTGTCAAATAAACTGAGTACCTTCAATTTTTTAAGTTTAGAAAAATTAGATGGTAATTTTCCAGAAAGCTTATTACTGCTAACCATAATAGCTCTAAGATTTGTTAAATTTCCTATCCCAGAAGGTAGTTCTCCAGTAAGATTGTTATTGTAAACCTCAAAATCCTCTAATAAACTCAATTTCCCAATAGAGTTCGGAATTTCTCCTTCTATGGTGTTCATAAACAATTGCAAACTACGCAAAGACTCTAGATCACCAAGAGTTGATGGTAATGTTCCACTCAATTGGTTAAAAGCTAAATTTAAGGTGTGTAAGGTTTTAAGATTACCTATAGAACTAGGAATAGCCCCTGTGATATCATTTCTAAATAAGTTAATTTGCG
Proteins encoded in this window:
- a CDS encoding adenylate/guanylate cyclase domain-containing protein, yielding MNLFEDYKNVIKKAVENDPTKSNKIYGLSEPMLESNREYLKLLRNELPGRELSREMKLFAKGMGVKETFDYQPLGSHPDFTYLKAKDLVEEHWIISGFIDVKKSTKLFNNFTKGTVRLITESIIRASIFAVNLCGGYVHRIQGDGLMVYFGGKNIEKLKAVEDALKSFSMISYFVKNDLKDFFEDNGIQDIHTRAGLDLGHSKQVDWFYSGIGESGEVTTCSLHTSLAPKMQSNAKNSGIVVGHNVTTQLRKDKYFEQRSKEIHDYEDGRKYYQYNFDWERYLVDNNLAVQNDMGVLVLTINTLPDPNRNSRDLYPIASKSKPYFNYD
- a CDS encoding Pycsar system effector family protein, translating into MEKERLEYTVNRLDHYYDSVNNKTAVYIAINTFITGGTITLITQIQELPNQENYLLFFLAAIITLGVGSLILLALASMPYFSAKSEIESLYYFASIGQKEPDEFFDLSKNQTKKGNLKDLRNQVYILSKGLKSKFRKLKWACVLLIIQFMLLAPSTYILIKITS